Proteins encoded within one genomic window of Sulfurovum sp. XGS-02:
- a CDS encoding NAD(P)-binding domain-containing protein — MIHENGKIVDIAIIGAGPGGMAAAIEAKLAGIENIVVIDKAPHHNDMIHKFYKKGKRVDKDWMGIKFEFTGNVTFEECSKEEYIEQMDKKLTDAGVLDRFEYNHEIMRVEKGEDGLFSIIYGTDGVDEAMETLKAKNVILSVGRMGKPNKPKYKFPRELKDVLNFNLSKVQNGEHVMVVGGGDTAGEYAYGLVEMEGMEDCVVTLNYRKAEITRMNPINTEMCTKYLDNGKIVNKMGVDVESVEPSPAGKIQVNFTDGSTGEYDRAVYALGGTTPKDILVNSGVKTGEWDVPVYNEATFETNVEGLYTIGDVVTDQGSIALAFNHASDAVKDIASKLK; from the coding sequence ATGATACACGAAAACGGAAAAATAGTTGACATCGCGATTATCGGAGCTGGACCTGGCGGTATGGCAGCTGCTATCGAAGCAAAGCTGGCAGGTATTGAGAACATTGTTGTGATTGACAAAGCGCCTCACCACAATGATATGATCCACAAGTTTTACAAAAAAGGTAAAAGAGTGGATAAAGACTGGATGGGTATTAAATTTGAATTTACTGGTAACGTTACTTTTGAAGAGTGTTCTAAAGAAGAGTATATTGAGCAAATGGATAAAAAGCTCACTGATGCTGGCGTACTTGACAGATTTGAGTATAACCATGAGATCATGAGAGTTGAAAAAGGTGAAGATGGTCTTTTCTCAATTATTTATGGTACAGACGGTGTAGATGAAGCAATGGAAACATTGAAAGCTAAAAATGTTATCCTTTCAGTAGGTCGTATGGGTAAACCAAACAAACCTAAATATAAGTTCCCTAGAGAGCTTAAAGATGTACTTAACTTCAACCTTTCAAAAGTTCAAAATGGTGAGCACGTAATGGTTGTTGGTGGTGGTGACACTGCTGGTGAGTACGCTTATGGTCTAGTTGAGATGGAAGGTATGGAAGATTGTGTGGTAACGCTGAACTACCGTAAAGCAGAGATCACACGTATGAATCCAATCAATACTGAAATGTGTACAAAATATCTTGACAATGGCAAAATTGTTAACAAAATGGGTGTAGATGTTGAGAGCGTTGAGCCTTCACCAGCTGGTAAAATCCAAGTAAACTTTACGGATGGCTCAACAGGTGAGTATGACAGAGCAGTATATGCACTTGGAGGAACGACTCCAAAAGATATCCTTGTCAACTCTGGTGTTAAAACTGGTGAGTGGGATGTTCCTGTATATAATGAAGCAACATTTGAGACAAATGTAGAAGGTCTTTACACGATTGGTGATGTTGTAACTGATCAAGGTAGTATTGCCCTTGCATTCAACCATGCGAGTGATGCAGTAAAAGATATCGCATCTAAACTAAAATAA
- a CDS encoding NADH-ubiquinone oxidoreductase subunit E family protein — translation MKRYDLRHLKDDFYDRMVELIDQGLKVGEVGIFLFEVGDFTSIQKSADVIKATGHDLMNSLKFNEVDWTVVVKKVDEATKQERAAKIEAEKAAAESEAEEAEAEKAE, via the coding sequence ATGAAAAGATACGATTTAAGACACTTGAAAGATGATTTCTATGACAGAATGGTCGAACTTATTGATCAGGGACTCAAAGTAGGGGAAGTAGGTATTTTCCTTTTTGAGGTAGGGGATTTTACTTCTATCCAAAAATCTGCAGATGTGATCAAGGCAACAGGACACGACTTGATGAACTCTCTTAAGTTCAATGAAGTGGACTGGACGGTCGTCGTCAAGAAAGTAGATGAAGCAACGAAGCAGGAGAGAGCTGCAAAGATCGAGGCTGAAAAAGCTGCTGCTGAATCTGAAGCAGAAGAGGCTGAAGCAGAAAAGGCTGAATAG
- the nuoD gene encoding NADH dehydrogenase (quinone) subunit D, with protein sequence MQVANKLTPFFENLNFERDDNTMVINFGPQHPSAHGQLRLVLELEGEQVVKAYPDIGYLHRGIEKMAENMTYNEFLPTTDRLDYIASTSNNYAYALAVEKLLGIEAPRRAQVIRTMLLELNRVISHLFFIATHALDVGAMSVFLYAFREREFAMDLMEDYCGARLTHSAVRIGGVPLDLPAGWLENIAAFCDKVDYEVEHTYEALLTENRIWKMRLEDVGVISAEDALSWGCTGPMLRGSGVKYDIRKEEPYELYSELDFDVPVSERCDSYGRYRLYMEEIRQSTRIIRQLIPMYAETEPQLMAHSPQYISAPKEEIMTQNYALMQHFVLVTQGMRPPKGEVYSPTESPKGELGFYIKSEGEPYAYRLKCRAPSFFHTGLLQELLVGTYIADVVTIIGSTNIVFGEVDR encoded by the coding sequence ATGCAAGTAGCAAATAAATTAACACCATTTTTTGAGAACCTCAATTTTGAGCGTGACGACAATACTATGGTTATCAACTTTGGTCCTCAGCACCCTTCGGCACACGGTCAGTTAAGACTTGTGCTTGAACTCGAGGGTGAGCAGGTAGTGAAAGCCTATCCGGATATCGGTTACCTTCACAGAGGTATCGAGAAAATGGCAGAGAACATGACCTATAATGAGTTTTTGCCAACAACAGACAGGCTTGACTATATCGCTTCAACATCAAACAACTATGCCTATGCATTGGCAGTTGAAAAACTTCTCGGTATAGAGGCACCAAGAAGAGCACAAGTGATCAGAACCATGTTGCTTGAGCTGAATCGTGTCATTTCACACCTCTTCTTTATTGCAACACATGCTTTGGATGTCGGTGCAATGTCAGTTTTCCTTTATGCATTCCGTGAACGTGAATTTGCCATGGATTTAATGGAAGACTATTGTGGTGCAAGATTGACCCACTCTGCAGTACGTATTGGTGGTGTTCCACTAGACCTGCCTGCAGGTTGGCTTGAAAATATCGCAGCATTCTGTGACAAAGTAGATTATGAAGTAGAGCATACCTATGAAGCATTGCTTACAGAGAACCGTATCTGGAAAATGCGTCTGGAAGATGTAGGGGTCATCTCTGCAGAAGATGCCCTTTCATGGGGATGTACAGGTCCTATGCTTAGAGGTTCCGGTGTGAAGTATGACATCAGAAAAGAGGAGCCGTATGAGCTTTATTCAGAGCTTGACTTTGATGTTCCTGTGAGTGAAAGATGTGACTCTTACGGACGTTACAGACTCTATATGGAAGAGATCAGACAGTCGACAAGAATTATCAGACAGCTCATTCCTATGTATGCTGAGACTGAGCCTCAATTGATGGCGCATTCACCACAGTATATCTCAGCACCGAAAGAAGAGATCATGACACAAAACTATGCATTGATGCAGCATTTTGTATTGGTTACTCAAGGTATGAGACCGCCGAAAGGTGAAGTCTACAGTCCGACTGAATCACCAAAAGGTGAACTTGGGTTCTACATCAAGTCAGAGGGTGAGCCGTATGCCTACAGATTGAAGTGTAGAGCGCCGAGTTTCTTCCATACAGGACTTCTTCAAGAACTTCTCGTTGGTACATATATAGCAGACGTCGTTACGATCATTGGTTCTACCAACATCGTATTCGGTGAAGTTGACAGATAA
- a CDS encoding NADH-quinone oxidoreductase subunit C — protein sequence MRKYVPKDNVQGKAYYTDRFWVAPRVPRSEVEDAHFAAVVKALGDQSNESYMEIGQLVVHIDATNNFAVLKTLKEECGYTQCSEQSAVDYLAKDGEFELFYQLLNVNEAKRVRVVCRIKKGEAIESVVPLFKSANFAEREMYDMFGIKVNNHPYLKRIIMPDDWEGHPLLKTYPLHGDEFASWYEVDKIFGKEYRDIIGPENRDPAKVDRHDTKRFSRVGYEVPFGADISEGEKEQAVEYSETFMVNYNKKSAKQLDERK from the coding sequence ATGAGAAAATACGTACCAAAAGACAACGTTCAAGGGAAAGCATACTATACAGATAGATTTTGGGTAGCACCACGTGTACCAAGAAGTGAAGTAGAAGATGCGCATTTCGCAGCAGTAGTGAAAGCATTGGGTGATCAATCGAATGAATCCTATATGGAGATCGGACAGCTTGTCGTACATATCGATGCGACCAATAACTTTGCTGTACTCAAAACACTGAAAGAAGAATGCGGATACACACAATGTTCTGAGCAATCTGCTGTAGATTACCTGGCAAAAGATGGAGAGTTTGAACTTTTTTATCAGCTTCTTAATGTGAACGAAGCTAAAAGAGTAAGGGTTGTATGCCGTATTAAAAAGGGTGAAGCGATCGAGAGTGTTGTACCTCTTTTCAAATCTGCGAATTTCGCAGAACGTGAAATGTATGACATGTTCGGTATCAAAGTGAACAATCATCCATACCTTAAACGTATCATTATGCCTGATGACTGGGAAGGGCATCCATTGCTTAAAACCTATCCTCTGCATGGAGATGAGTTCGCTTCATGGTATGAAGTCGATAAGATCTTCGGGAAAGAGTATAGAGATATCATCGGACCGGAAAACAGAGATCCTGCAAAAGTAGACAGACATGATACAAAACGTTTCTCAAGGGTAGGATATGAAGTACCGTTCGGTGCAGATATTTCTGAAGGCGAAAAAGAACAAGCAGTTGAGTATAGTGAAACATTCATGGTCAACTATAATAAAAAATCAGCTAAGCAATTAGACGAAAGAAAATAG
- a CDS encoding NADH-quinone oxidoreductase subunit B family protein — translation MAQHQVNYASAAGLPIALTSVDKLVNWGRSNSLWPLTYGLACCAIEMMASGASRYDFDRMGTIFRASPRQADVMILAGTLSKKHSEFARRLYDQMTEPKWVISMGSCANTGGMFNTYATVQGVDRIIPVDIYLPGCAPRPETLQYALMMLQKKIRKESADMKKNTKQDLTNQTGKRARLI, via the coding sequence ATGGCACAGCATCAAGTAAACTACGCCAGCGCAGCTGGCTTGCCGATAGCATTGACTTCGGTAGACAAACTCGTAAACTGGGGGCGTTCAAACTCACTTTGGCCGCTCACATATGGACTCGCATGTTGTGCGATCGAAATGATGGCATCGGGGGCATCCCGTTATGACTTCGATAGAATGGGAACGATCTTTAGAGCTTCTCCAAGACAAGCAGATGTGATGATCCTCGCTGGAACACTCTCTAAAAAGCACTCTGAGTTTGCTAGAAGACTTTATGACCAAATGACAGAGCCTAAATGGGTGATCTCTATGGGGTCATGTGCAAATACCGGTGGTATGTTCAACACCTATGCAACAGTACAGGGTGTGGATCGTATCATCCCTGTAGATATCTATCTTCCAGGATGTGCACCAAGACCTGAAACACTTCAGTATGCACTGATGATGCTTCAAAAAAAGATTCGTAAAGAGTCTGCAGATATGAAGAAAAACACAAAACAAGACCTGACAAATCAAACGGGTAAAAGAGCGAGGTTGATCTAA
- a CDS encoding NAD(P)H-quinone oxidoreductase subunit 3, with the protein MTHVITEHPYFGVFVLFALTAVAFPATLWAARFVSRKFARLDTERLKLSIYECGPEVTKQPNAISAQFYLIALLFILFDVEIIFMFPWAIDFKLLGWFGFAEMILFILLLAIGFVYAWKKGALEWHSIK; encoded by the coding sequence ATGACTCATGTAATTACAGAACATCCGTATTTTGGTGTATTTGTTTTATTTGCGTTGACAGCAGTGGCGTTCCCAGCGACGCTATGGGCTGCACGTTTCGTTAGTAGAAAATTTGCAAGACTTGATACGGAAAGACTTAAATTAAGTATATACGAATGTGGACCAGAGGTGACTAAACAACCTAACGCCATTTCTGCACAGTTTTATCTGATAGCACTTTTGTTTATCTTGTTCGATGTAGAGATCATTTTTATGTTCCCTTGGGCAATCGACTTTAAATTACTCGGTTGGTTCGGTTTTGCTGAGATGATACTATTTATCTTACTACTTGCGATTGGTTTCGTATATGCATGGAAGAAAGGAGCACTTGAATGGCACAGCATCAAGTAA
- a CDS encoding rhodanese-like domain-containing protein, producing MALLKNPMNVLYWIAMSGLVFWFAYSKGWILANFESIDAKQAIYLLENDDNVTLLDVRTIQEYKSGHLRDATLIPVDALSQNLGMLKQDKDKKIIVYCRTGSRSVSASRILEEHGFTPLNVKGGIIQLIGAGATLVK from the coding sequence ATGGCTCTTTTAAAAAACCCTATGAATGTACTCTACTGGATCGCCATGTCAGGCCTGGTTTTCTGGTTTGCCTACTCAAAAGGGTGGATACTTGCCAACTTTGAATCCATAGATGCCAAACAGGCGATCTATCTGCTGGAAAATGACGATAATGTGACACTTCTTGATGTAAGAACGATACAGGAGTATAAAAGCGGTCATCTCAGAGATGCGACACTTATTCCTGTAGATGCACTCAGTCAAAACCTGGGAATGCTCAAGCAAGATAAAGATAAAAAGATCATTGTCTATTGTAGAACAGGAAGCAGAAGTGTGTCTGCCTCGCGCATATTAGAAGAGCACGGGTTTACCCCACTTAATGTCAAGGGAGGGATCATCCAATTGATCGGTGCAGGAGCTACACTCGTAAAATAG